One Gadus chalcogrammus isolate NIFS_2021 chromosome 4, NIFS_Gcha_1.0, whole genome shotgun sequence DNA segment encodes these proteins:
- the LOC130381302 gene encoding uncharacterized protein LOC130381302, with protein sequence MGSVEQFQVTEVRERKFPQRTKASHDLHVQTVQESDTLSSHFGVKGGCALRESLNYFHTITGFPPDILHDLLEGIVPMELSLCIKEMIRRKYFTLEYLNNKIKSFPYQHADKVDRPQPPPKTFLSRGTIGGNAHENATLLRLLPLLVGSVVPEGDKAWAVLMELKEVVQLALCPSFTDETLDYFECKISDHRQALLEVFPEVRLRPKHHYVEHYPALVKCFGPLLHVWTMRFEAKHRFFKRVVHDAQNFKNILKTMAIRHQHMMAYHLAAPSFFKPKTQASRIESVLVSTLPEVAQVHIREQTTSDTIYKTSNVTIDGTDYVCGMFLSVGDSGGLSKFCKIEQILLVNPNVSFLCLEYDSWYVEHLLSYELSTANTSLSIYLHSCLNDTVPLAAYKVDGSLLLTLKRFIEVRQN encoded by the coding sequence ATGGGCTCAGTTGAACAGTTTCAAGTAACtgaagtcagagagagaaagtttcCTCAGCGAACCAAAGCTAGCCATGACCTACATGTGCAAACTGTGCAAGAAAGTGACACTTTAAGCAGCCACTTTGGTGTTAAAGGTGGCTGTGCCTTGCGAGAATCCCTGAATTACTTCCATACAATCACAGGGTTTCCTCCTGATATACTCCACGATCTTCTGGAAGGTATCGTTCCCATGGAGCTTTCTCTTTGTATTAAAGAGATGATCCGGCGGAAGTACTTCACTTTGGAATATTTGAACAACAAGATTAAATCATTCCCATATCAGCATGCTGATAAAGTGGATAGACCTCAGCCACCTCCCAAAACGTTTCTTTCTCGAGGAACAATTGGAGGCAATGCACATGAAAATGCCACTCTCCTCCGACTTCTTCCATTGCTTGTTGGCAGTGTAGTACCAGAAGGTGATAAGGCATGGGCAGTTTTGATGGAGCTGAAAGAGGTGGTACAGTTAGCATTGTGCCCATCATTTACAGATGAAACCTTGGACTATTTTGAGTGCAAAATCAGTGATCATAGACAGGCACTGCTAGAGGTTTTCCCTGAGGTTAGGCTCCGTCCTAAACATCATTATGTGGAGCACTATCCTGCTCTTGTCAAGTGCTTTGGGCCCCTGCTGCACGTTTGGACCATGCGGTTTGAGGCCAAGCACCGCTTTTTCAAAAGAGTGGTGCATGACGCTCAaaattttaaaaatattttgaaGACAATGGCAATCAGACACCAACACATGATGGCATATCATCTTGCTGCACCATCATTTTTCAAGCCAAAAACTCAGGCATCCAGGATTGAGTCTGTTCTGGTTTCAACTCTACCAGAGGTTGCTCAAGTACACATTAGAGAACAAACGACTAGTGACACTATCTACAAGACATCAAATGTGACCATTGATGGAACAGACTATGTCTGTGGAATGTTTCTGTCTGTAGGAGACAGCGGTGGACTGTCAAAATTTTGCAAAATAGAACAGATCCTCCTTGTAAATCCTAATGTATCTTTTCTGTGTCTTGAGTATGACTCCTGGTATGTAGAACATTTACTGTCCTATGAGCTGTCAACTGCAAATACAAGCCTGTCGATCTACCTGCATTCTTGTCTGAATGATACAGTCCCTCTCGCAGCATACAAAGTAGACGGCTCGCTGCTGCTGACCCTCAAGCGCTTCATTGAAGTGAGACAGAACTGA